AACTGGCGCTGCGCGATGCCGTGCGGGCCGCGCTGCCGGATGTGCCGGTCAGCCTCTCCAGCGAGATCAGCCCCGAGATCCGCGAGTATGAGCGGCTTTCCACCACGGTGCTGAACGCGCTGCTCATGCCCGTGGTGCAGCGCTACCTGGCACGGCTGGAGGCGCGGGTGGGGGAGGGCGGCTTCGCGCCGCGCATCTTCCTCGTGCAGTCCAATGGCGGCATGTGCAGCCTGAGGCGCGCGGCGGAACAGCCGGCGCGACTGCTGCTCTCCGGCCCCTCGGGCGGCGCGCTGGCGGCGGAGCGTCTCTCGCGTCGCCTCGCGCGCCCCAACCTCGTCGCCGTGGACATGGGCGGCACCAGCTTCGATGTGAGCGTGGTGCAGGATCACCGCATCGGCCTCGTCACCCAGGGCGAGGTGGACCGGCTGCCGGTGCGCCTGCCCATGGTGGAGATGCGGACCATCGGCGCGGGTGGCGGCTCCATCGCCGCCGTGGATGCCTCGGGCCGCCTCACCGCCGGGCCACGCTCGGCCGGTGCGCGGCCGGGCCCGGTCTGCTACGGGCGGGGCGGCACCCAGCCCACCGTGACCGATGCCAATGCCGTGCTCGGCCGCTTCGACCCGGATTTCTTCCTGGGCGGCGCCATGGCGCTGGAGCTGGACGCGGCGCGCGCCGCCATGGCGCAGCATGTGGGCCAGCCGCTTGGCCTGCCGGTCGAGGAGGCGGCAGAGGGCGTGATGCGCGTCACCAACGTCAACCTCGCCGCCGCCGTGCGGCTTTCGCTGTTCGAGAAGGGGCTGGACCCGCGCGACTTCGCGCTGCTCTCCTTCGGCGGCGCGGGCGGGCTGCACGCCACGGAAGTGGCGGATGAGCTCGGCATCACCGAGGTGATCTTCCCGCGCGAGCCGGGTACTCTCTCCGCCTATGGCATCCTGTTTTCCGACCTGGTGCAGGACCTCGCCCGCTCCCGCCTGCTGCCGGCGGAACCGGCGGCGCTGCCGGCCATCACCGCCGCCATCGCCGAACTCCGCGCCGAGGCGGTGGCGCGGCTGGATGCGGATGGCGTCCCGGAGGAGATGCGCGCCATCGAGGTCTCGGCCGACCTTCGCTATCACGGCCAGGCCTTCGAGCTGCTGGTCCCCTGGCCCGAGGCGCCGGACCTGCCTGCCTTGCTCACCCGCTTCCACGCCGAGCACCGCGCCCGCTTCTCCTACGCGGCCGAGGACGAGAAGGTGGAGATCGTGACGCTGCGCATGTCGGCCATTGGCCGCCTGCC
This region of Sediminicoccus rosea genomic DNA includes:
- a CDS encoding hydantoinase/oxoprolinase family protein, coding for METRPVRIAVDIGGTFTDLQILDARQGRVVAWKTPTTPADPSEGLMTGVCEAAERFGFALSDVGMLLHGTTIATNAVLERKLARGVLLTTAGFEDVLEITRHFRRDVYGLAPDPLPCLIERDMRLGVAERLRADGSVETPLGDVSAVIARLKSLQPEAIAIGLLHAYANPAHELALRDAVRAALPDVPVSLSSEISPEIREYERLSTTVLNALLMPVVQRYLARLEARVGEGGFAPRIFLVQSNGGMCSLRRAAEQPARLLLSGPSGGALAAERLSRRLARPNLVAVDMGGTSFDVSVVQDHRIGLVTQGEVDRLPVRLPMVEMRTIGAGGGSIAAVDASGRLTAGPRSAGARPGPVCYGRGGTQPTVTDANAVLGRFDPDFFLGGAMALELDAARAAMAQHVGQPLGLPVEEAAEGVMRVTNVNLAAAVRLSLFEKGLDPRDFALLSFGGAGGLHATEVADELGITEVIFPREPGTLSAYGILFSDLVQDLARSRLLPAEPAALPAITAAIAELRAEAVARLDADGVPEEMRAIEVSADLRYHGQAFELLVPWPEAPDLPALLTRFHAEHRARFSYAAEDEKVEIVTLRMSAIGRLPKPAEAAPTPPATRTPPGTRQVWQQGGAAAWPVWRREALHGADVIEGPAIVEEAFATHVISAGWRAGLDPEGAVIARKIA